In one Alnus glutinosa chromosome 12, dhAlnGlut1.1, whole genome shotgun sequence genomic region, the following are encoded:
- the LOC133852413 gene encoding glutathione S-transferase-like, protein MFKLPFGVTFESLKMEFMQILHAHLLGAAVALVLVGISAAFLYYANKPKAKAIKVHGIALSTATQRVLATLYEKELEFELVPVDMKAGEHKKEPFLSFNPFGQVPAFEDGDLKLFESRAINKYIAHEYADKGTPLASGDIKQKAIIGVWLEVEALQFDPAASKLTWELALKPVFGLVTDKAAVEENATKLAKILDIYERRLTQSKYLACGSFTLADLHHLPTIQYLLGTEAKKLFDSRPHVSAWVAAITARPAWCKVLAMQKH, encoded by the exons ATGTTTAAGTTACCGTTTGGAGTGACTTTTGAGTCTCTCAAAATGGAGTTCATGCAAATACTCCATGCCCACCTGCTGGGGGCAGCCGTTGCTCTTGTTTTGGTTGGCATTTCTGCTGCCTTTTTATATTACGCCAACAAACCCAAAGCCAAAG CCATCAAAGTCCACGGAATCGCTCTCTCAACAGCTACACAGCGGGTTCTAGCTACCCTTTACGAGAAAGAGCTTGAATTTGAGCTTGTTCCTGTAGACATGAAAGCTGGTGAACATAAAAAAGAACCCTTCCTGTCCTTCAAT CCATTCGGACAAGTTCCAGCTTTTGAAGATGGAGATTTGAAGCTCTTTG AATCAAGGGCAATTAATAAGTACATTGCCCACGAGTATGCTGACAAGGGGACCCCGCTGGCATCCGGAGACATTAAGCAGAAAGCAATCATAGGGGTGTGGTTGGAGGTGGAGGCCCTCCAATTCGACCCGGCAGCTTCAAAGCTTACCTGGGAGTTGGCATTAAAGCCAGTGTTTGGGTTGGTTACCGACAAGGCTGCTGTGGAGGAGAATGCAACTAAGCTGGCTAAGATTCTTGATATCTATGAGAGGCGACTGACTCAGTCAAAATACTTGGCATGTGGCAGCTTCACCTTGGCAGATCTGCACCACCTGCCCACCATACAATACTTGTTGGGCACAGAAGCCAAAAAGCTCTTTGATTCACGCCCGCATGTCAGTGCCTGGGTAGCTGCTATCACAGCAAGGCCAGCTTGGTGCAAGGTCCTCGCCATGCAGAAGCACTAA
- the LOC133852058 gene encoding glutathione S-transferase-like produces the protein MAAIKVHGTTLSTATQRVLATLYEKELAFELVLVDMKAGEHKKEPCQCLDSLGRLPALEDGDLKLCESRAINKYIAHKYADKGTPLASGDIKQKAVIEMWLVVEARQFDPAASKLTWELALKPMFGKVTDMAIVEENKTQLAEVLDMYECRLSQSKYLACESFTLADLHHLPTIQYLLDTEVKKLFDSRPHVSAWVADITTRPAWCKVQGAIRSIRSARRCWLLYYCESNCCEAAQHN, from the exons ATGGCAGCCATCAAAGTCCACGGAACCACTTTATCAACAGCTACACAGCGGGTTCTAGCTACCCTTTATGAGAAAGAGCTTGCATTTGAGCTTGTTCTCGTAGACATGAAAGCTGGTGAACATAAAAAAGAACCCTGCCAGTGCCTCGAT TCACTCGGCCGACTTCCAGCTCTCGAAGATGGAGATTTGAAGCTCTGTG AATCAAGGGCAATTAATAAGTACATTGCCCACAAGTATGCTGACAAGGGGACCCCGCTGGCATCCGGAGACATTAAGCAGAAAGCAGTCATAGAGATGTGGTTGGTGGTGGAGGCTCGCCAATTCGACCCGGCAGCTTCAAAGCTTACCTGGGAGTTGGCATTAAAGCCAATGTTTGGAAAGGTTACCGACATGGCAATTGTGGAGGAGAACAAAACTCAGCTGGCTGAGGTTCTTGATATGTATGAGTGTCGGCTGTCTCAGTCGAAATACTTGGCATGTGAGAGCTTCACCTTGGCAGATCTACACCACCTGCCCACCATACAATACTTGTTGGACACAGAAGTCAAAAAGCTCTTCGATTCACGCCCACATGTCAGCGCCTGGGTAGCTGATATCACAACAAGGCCAGCTTGGTGCAAGGTGCAAGGTGCAATAAGAAGCATAAGGAGTGCACGCCGCTGCTGGCTTCTCTATTATTGTGAGTCTAATTGTTGTGAAGCAGCGCAACACAACtaa
- the LOC133851834 gene encoding glutathione S-transferase-like, with the protein MAIRKLYGTLGSVDTLRALASIFEHELDFEFIPIDPDTGEHKSESFLSLSPFGQVPVYQDDDLTLFESRAMMRFISHCYPKPENEQIYVVPKQQGIAASWIDVEDYHFSAPAARLRQEVVEKPEKGLPTDKEVVAEEEAKLAKLLDAYEERLTNCKYLGGDKFTSADLTHLPHLYYLMATPVKRLFEERPKVCAWCRSILSRPAWTKVVEMVDKNKV; encoded by the exons ATGGCTATTAGGAAACTTTACGGGACTCTTGGTTCTGTGGACACATTACGAGCCCTGGCTTCCATCTTTGAACATGAGCTTGATTTTGAGTTCATACCAATTGACCCTGACACCGGAGAGCATAAATCTGAATCCTTCCTCTCTTTAAGT CCCTTTGGTCAGGTTCCAGTCTACCAGGACGACGATTTGACTCTATTTG AATCAAGGGCCATGATGAGGTTTATATCTCATTGTTATCCAAAACCTGAAAACGAGCAGATCTACGTGGTGCCAAAGCAACAGGGAATAGCGGCTTCCTGGATCGACGTTGAGGATTACCATTTTAGCGCCCCAGCCGCAAGACTCAGGCAGGAGGTGGTGGAGAAGCCAGAAAAGGGGCTGCCAACGGACAAAGAAGTGGTGGCAGAAGAGGAGGCGAAGCTGGCTAAGCTTCTGGACGCGTACGAAGAGCGGCTAACAAATTGTAAGTACTTGGGAGGAGATAAGTTTACCTCCGCCGATCTCACTCACCTCCCTCACTTGTACTACCTAATGGCAACGCCGGTGAAGCGGCTGTTTGAAGAGCGGCCAAAGGTTTGTGCATGGTGCAGGAGCATATTGTCTCGCCCGGCTTGGACCAAGGTGGTTGAAATGGTTGACAAAAATAAGGTGTAG
- the LOC133851974 gene encoding glutathione S-transferase-like: MAVRKVYGSLNSPATLKVLACLFEHDLDFEFVPVNLNAGEHKKKPFLSMNPFGQVPVYEDGGIKQFESRAIIRCMGFEYGKKGEELIYWDARKQAIVANWIDVEGHQFEPPALKLIFEMVIKPKNGLAPDHGVVAEAEAELGSVLDVYEARLAKSKYLGSDRYTIADVLHLPNLQSLLGTKAKKLIESRPRVRAWCSEILARPAWGKVLEMKRDKAQA, from the exons ATGGCTGTCCGGAAAGTCTATGGCAGCCTCAACTCGCCGGCCACATTGAAGGTTTTGGCATGCCTCTTTGAGCATGATCTTGATTTTGAGTTTGTTCCAGTCAATCTCAATGCTGGAGAGCACAAAAAGAAACCTTTTCTTTCTATGAAT CCATTTGGTCAAGTTCCAGTATACGAGGACGGTGGAATCAAGCAATTCG AATCCAGAGCAATAATAAGATGCATGGGCTTTGAGTACGGCAAGAAAGGAGAAGAGCTTATCTATTGGGACGCCAGGAAGCAGGCGATAGTAGCTAACTGGATTGACGTTGAGGGTCACCAGTTTGAGCCACCGGCATTGAAACTAATTTTTGAGATGGTCATTAAGCCAAAGAATGGCTTGGCTCCAGACCATGGTGTAGTGGCTGAGGCTGAAGCCGAATTAGGCAGTGTTCTTGACGTCTATGAGGCTCGGCTAGCAAAATCTAAGTATTTGGGATCTGATAGGTACACGATTGCTGATGTGCTTCATCTCCCTAATTTGCAAAGCCTTCTGGGAACGAAGGCTAAGAAGCTCATTGAATCGCGACCTCGGGTGAGAGCATGGTGCTCTGAGATCCTGGCTCGACCTGCATGGGGCAAGGTGCTTGAGATGAAGCGCGACAAGGCACAAGCCTAG